A stretch of the Helicoverpa zea isolate HzStark_Cry1AcR chromosome 15, ilHelZeax1.1, whole genome shotgun sequence genome encodes the following:
- the LOC124636959 gene encoding glutathione S-transferase 1-like isoform X1 has protein sequence MKPILYKADPSPPARAVMMVIDILGLDVEQRTLNPVLREQDVPELKKKNPMRTIPILDEGDFWLADSHAIMIYLLDKYGKPEHSSLYPTDSRKRATVHQRLFFDCGVLFQRLRAVMAPTYMGRLEEMSKSMVRNIVDAYSMLEDYLSENLYMADNVITIADLSIVSTMATLVELVPIDEKRFPKLKQWYKNMSDKDYCKRINIPGGKEHADGLIALMKFNKSNKKSKL, from the exons ATGAAGCCGATATTGTACAAAGCTGACCCCAGTCCACCGGCCAGAGCTGTGATGATGGTCATTGATATATTGGGACTGGACGTCGAGCAAAGGACTTTGAATCCTGTGTTACGGGAGCAAGATGTTCCTGAACTTAAGAAG AAAAATCCAATGAGAACTATACCAATATTAGACGAAGGAGACTTTTGGCTTGCTGACAG CCATGCAATAATGATTTACCTTTTAGACAAATATGGAAAACCTGAACATTCGTCATTGTATCCCACTGACAGCAGAAAGCGCGCGACAGTTCATCAGAGACTATTCTTTGACTGTGgagttttatttcaaagactGAGAGCTGTTatg GCTCCTACCTACATGGGAAGACTGGAAGAGATGTCCAAAAGCATGGTGAGGAATATAGTGGACGCATATTCAATGCTTGAAGACTATTTATCCGAAAACTTGTATATGGCGGATAATGTCATCACTATTGCGGATTTAAGCATTGTTTCAACTATGGCAACTCTGGTGGAGCTAGTTCCTATTGATGAAAAGAG ATTCCCTAAACTAAAGCAATGGTATAAGAATATGAGTGACAAAGACTACTGTAAAAGGATTAACATTCCCGGTGGTAAAGAACATGCAGACGGATTGATAGCTTTGATGAAATTCAATAAATCGAATAAGAAATCAAAATTGTAA
- the LOC124636959 gene encoding glutathione S-transferase 1-like isoform X2: MMVIDILGLDVEQRTLNPVLREQDVPELKKKNPMRTIPILDEGDFWLADSHAIMIYLLDKYGKPEHSSLYPTDSRKRATVHQRLFFDCGVLFQRLRAVMAPTYMGRLEEMSKSMVRNIVDAYSMLEDYLSENLYMADNVITIADLSIVSTMATLVELVPIDEKRFPKLKQWYKNMSDKDYCKRINIPGGKEHADGLIALMKFNKSNKKSKL; this comes from the exons ATGATGGTCATTGATATATTGGGACTGGACGTCGAGCAAAGGACTTTGAATCCTGTGTTACGGGAGCAAGATGTTCCTGAACTTAAGAAG AAAAATCCAATGAGAACTATACCAATATTAGACGAAGGAGACTTTTGGCTTGCTGACAG CCATGCAATAATGATTTACCTTTTAGACAAATATGGAAAACCTGAACATTCGTCATTGTATCCCACTGACAGCAGAAAGCGCGCGACAGTTCATCAGAGACTATTCTTTGACTGTGgagttttatttcaaagactGAGAGCTGTTatg GCTCCTACCTACATGGGAAGACTGGAAGAGATGTCCAAAAGCATGGTGAGGAATATAGTGGACGCATATTCAATGCTTGAAGACTATTTATCCGAAAACTTGTATATGGCGGATAATGTCATCACTATTGCGGATTTAAGCATTGTTTCAACTATGGCAACTCTGGTGGAGCTAGTTCCTATTGATGAAAAGAG ATTCCCTAAACTAAAGCAATGGTATAAGAATATGAGTGACAAAGACTACTGTAAAAGGATTAACATTCCCGGTGGTAAAGAACATGCAGACGGATTGATAGCTTTGATGAAATTCAATAAATCGAATAAGAAATCAAAATTGTAA
- the LOC124636958 gene encoding ubiquitin-conjugating enzyme E2 Q2 — protein sequence MACLNTLKLEIKTLEQVFPKNHERFQIMSASVDELTCRFVGKNGKKYEIHANITETYPNTPPVWFADSEDPIVTNAVQILTNTQGRDNHVINQVGILLRELCKLHGVPEPPDLDSLSLPVHPAPQQRVPSVTSNGAESGTEEDEEMAAEEDESEGEDDLPLEMVDDAGRSNKDDMETEHLATLERLRQNQRADYLSGSVSGSLQATDRLMKELRDIYRSCSFKNNMYSIELVNDSLYEWNIRLRSVDPDSPLHNDLLVLKEKEGKDSILLNIMFKETYPFEPPFVRVVYPIISGGYVLVGGAICMELLTKQGWSSAYTVEAVIMQIAATLVKGKARIQFGATKVVSQSQYSLARAQQSFKCLVQIHEKNGWFTPPKEDG from the exons ATGGCTTGCTTAAATACACTTAAGTTAGAAATCAAAACATTAGAACAAGTGTTTCCAAAAAACCATGAACGGTTTCAGATAATGTCAGCCAGTGTCGACGAACTGACCTGCAGATTCGTTGGCAAAAATGGaaagaaatatgaaatacaTGCAAACATAACT gAGACATACCCAAACACACCGCCAGTATGGTTTGCTGACAGCGAGGATCCCATAGTTACAAATGCTGTCCAGATCCTGACAAATACACAAGGCAGAGATAACCATGTTATAAACCAG GTTGGTATACTGTTGAGAGAACTATGCAAGTTACACGGTGTACCAGAACCTCCAGATTTGGATTCCTTGTCACTTCCAGTGCATCCAGCGCCACAGCAGAG AGTTCCAAGTGTGACGTCAAACGGCGCAGAATCCGGCACAGAAGAGGACGAGGAGATGGCGGCTGAGGAGGATGAATCTGAGGGTGAAGACGACTTGCCACTAGAAATGGTCGACGACGCTGGACGGAGCAACAAA GACGACATGGAAACAGAACATTTAGCGACACTTGAGCGGCTGCGGCAGAACCAACGAGCGGACTACCTGTCGGGCAGCGTGTCGGGCAGCCTGCAAGCCACAGACAGACTCATGAAGGAGCTACGGGACATATACCGCTCATGCTCCTTCAAGAACAATATGTATTCTATTG AGTTAGTAAACGATTCCTTATATGAGTGGAACATAAGGCTCCGCTCGGTGGACCCTGACAGTCCGCTACACAACGACTTATTAGTCCTCAAAGAGAAAGAGGGCAAGGACTCAATACTCCTCAATATCATGTTCAAAGAGACTTACCCCTTCGAACCGCCCTTCGTTAGGGTCGTGTACCCGATTATATCAG GAGGCTACGTGCTAGTAGGCGGCGCGATATGCATGGAGCTGCTGACGAAGCAGGGCTGGTCGTCGGCGTACACGGTGGAGGCGGTGATCATGCAGATCGCGGCCACGCTGGTGAAGGGCAAGGCGCGCATACAGTTCGGCGCCACCAAGGTGGTGTCCCAGTCGCAGTACTCCCTCGCCCGCGCGCAGCAGAGCTTCAAGTGCCTCGTGCAGATACACGAGAAGAATG GATGGTTCACACCGCCGAAGGAGGACGGCTAA